In Fusarium oxysporum Fo47 chromosome IX, complete sequence, the following proteins share a genomic window:
- a CDS encoding outer membrane protein Iml2/Tetratricopeptide repeat protein 39: MSRLAGWFRSGTATPATEANSDAGSITTKDNMAREMEDIDDAMASCGLIMNDDIDGAWEKLQTGDSSFHQLGLAVTIFMRSVLGFEKAVMTETTTKLDECEAKAWADYKKAQKHGKARAGSKLYPPGTEFELVRAETQLMGAVVGVLHESLIDAMKSFLKLRKAFMTLDAIIEAEAKTLKDMPQSTSEASLSAKPATELDKSMEKLDIESASGTQTPTNGDSSSSSSMEDEKIDEGAPLREARSKPTESDSVLLENPLDIFVHSGANMCFGMILLMLTLVPPAFTRLLSVVGFRGDRERGVRMLWRSTAYANVNGAIAGLVLLSYYNALLGAVDILPDAKDFDEGAEIVGPPREKCEKLLASMRSRYPDSRLWLIEEARLHSNERDLPKAVDVLTTGGESKMKQVTALNNFELSLNSMAIQDWPLMRDSFMRCLELNDWSHALYYYMAGISSVELYRDAVAAGDKDEARRQKAKAEEYLRKAPGVAGKKRFMARQLPFEVFVQRKIQKWEERAKSFGVDLADAIGPSPALEMSYMWNTIKRMGPAELEKAVGGMSWDRCTAKTEVVDKIKAEVDEMGAWALVSASLFRNQKKFAEARDLLETHVFKFDRFAFKGPTKDDYVLAAAVYEKGAIAWSECCNPPEGTPDEIAAYRREKYDECVKQMDVAKNWHESSERH; the protein is encoded by the exons ATGAGTCGTTTAGCGGGTTGGTTCCGGTCTGGGACCGCGACGCCTGCCACTGAAGCCAACAGCGATGCTGGTTCAATCACCACCAAGGATAACATGGCCCGAGAGATGGAGGACATTGACGACGCCATGGCATCGTGCGGTCTCATAATGAACGACGATATCGACGGAGCATGGGAGAAGCTGCAGACGGGAGACTCGTCCTTTCACCAGCTAGGATTGGCAGTCACTATCTTCATGCGCTCCGTGCTGGGCTTTGAAAAAGCCGTCATGACCGAGACAACCACCAAGCTCGATGAGTGTGAAGCGAAAGCTTGGGCGGACTACAAGAAGGCTCAGAAGCATGGCAAAGCTCGTGCCGGGAGTAAATTGTATCCTCCCGGTACAGAATTCGAGCTCGTTCGTGCGGAGACGCAGCTCATGGGCGCTGTGGTGGGTGTTTTGCATGAAAGTCTCATCGATGCGATGAAGAGTTTTCTCAAGCTTCGCAAGGCATTCATGACGCTTGATGCCATTATTGAGGCTGAGGCGAAAACACTCAAGGATATGCCTCAATCAACTTCAGAGGCATCGCTATCTGCTAAACCAGCTACTGAATTGGACAAGAgcatggagaagcttgatatTGAGTCGGCTTCTGGTACCCAGACACCTACAAACGGGGACTCTtcaagctcgtcaagcatggaggacgagaagatcGATGAAGGTGCACCCCTGCGTGAAGCTCGATCCAAGCCTACTGAGTCCGactctgttcttcttgaaaaCCCTCTGGACATCTTTGTCCACTCTGGGGCCAATATGTGTTTTGGTATGATCCTTCTCATGTTGACCCTCGTTCCTCCCGCTTTCACTCGTCTTCTTTCCGTCGTTGGCTTCCGTGGTGATCGTGAGCGTGGCGTTCGTATGCTCTGGCGCTCCACTGCTTACGCCAACGTCAATGGCGCCATCGCTGGTCTTGTCCTGTTGTCTTACTACAACGCTCTTCTCGGCGCAGTCGACATCCTCCCCGATGCGAAGGATTTTGACGAGGGTGCTGAGATTGTAGGGCCTCCACGCGAAAAATGTGAGAAGCTTCTTGCATCGATGCGCTCTCGATATCCCGACTCGCGACTATGGCTCATTGAAGAGGCGCGACTGCACAGCAATGAGCGAGACCTCCCCAAAGCCGTTGATGTTCTCACCACCGGCGGCGAGTCCAAGATGAAGCAGGTCACAGCACTCAATAACTTTGAGCTCTCGCTCAATTCAATGGCAATCCAGGACTGGCCTCTTATGCGCGACTCATTCATGCGATGCCTCGAGCTTAACGACTGGAGTCACGCGCTGTACTACTACATGGCAGGTATCTCCTCCGTCGAACTCTATCGCGACGCCGTAGCCGCCGGGGACAAAGATGAGGCACGCCGCCAAAAAGCCAAAGCGGAAGAATACCTACGTAAGGCGCCAGGTGTAGCGGGTAAGAAGCGCTTTATGGCGCGCCAGTTGCCGTTCGAAGTGTTTGTTCAGCGCAAGATACAGAAGTGGGAGGAGCGCGCTAAGAGCTTTGGCGTCGATCTTGCTGATGCGATTGGACCCAGTCCCGCGTTGGAGATGAGTTACATGTGGAACACCATCAAGCGCATGGGGCCCGCTGAGCTTGAGAAAGCAGTTGGGGGGATGAGTTGGGACAGATGTACTGCTAAGACGGAGGTGGTGgataagatcaaggctgaggttgatgagatgggaGCGTGGGCGCTCGTCAGCGCATCGTTGTTCCGCAACCAGAAGAAGTTTGCCGAGGCGAGGGACTTATTGGAGACGCATGTCTTCAAGTTTGACCG ATTCGCATTCAAGGGCCCGACTAAGGACGACTACGTTCTCGCCGCGGCAGTGTACGAAAAGGGCGCCATCGCATGGTCAGAGTGCTGCAATCCTCCCGAGGGCACACCCGATGAGATTGCGGCGTACAGACGGGAGAAGTACGATGAGTGTGTGAAGCAAATGGATGTCGCCAAG AATTGGCATGAGAGTTCAGAGCGGCATTGA
- a CDS encoding DHBP synthase RibB-like alpha/beta domain-containing protein, whose product MTSNTSSRVTPRPSELPDAKRDAIRAFEVLKNGGVIIGPTDVGYGMMAASVDAIERIFTAKRRKAGHSMGVIGTYDLLTRLYDLPDGKYTIVRTFTEELGLTVAFVGKMKESAAELIPNVERVVKNGTLGFAIGEGPFSRELARLNDENGLVMVGSSANLTDQGQKFRVEDIEPEIIKAADLVVNYGRQKWHLYGRAGTILDLDNEGVLRIGANYENRREKLIDLFGWAVPEDPDYDMTGKKTVGF is encoded by the coding sequence ATGACTAGTAACACCTCATCTCGAGTGACACCTCGGCCCAGTGAGCTTCCAGATGCAAAACGTGACGCTATCAGGGCCTTCGAAGTTTTGAAAAACGGCGGCGTCATCATTGGCCCAACCGATGTCGGATACGGCATGATGGCCGCAAGCGTCGATGCGATCGAGCGTATCTTTACCGCTAAGAGGCGTAAAGCAGGACATTCCATGGGCGTCATCGGAACATACGACCTTCTCACGCGACTATATGATCTTCCAGATGGGAAATACACCATCGTTCGAACATTTACGGAAGAATTAGGTTTGACAGTTGCTTTCGTTGGAAAAATGAAAGAGTCAGCGGCAGAACTTATTCCGAATGTCGAGCGGGTCGTAAAGAATGGTACTTTAGGTTTCGCCATAGGGGAAGGTCCTTTTTCACGTGAACTTGCGCGGCTAAACGATGAGAATGGTTTAGTGATGGTGGGCAGCAGTGCCAACTTGACGGATCAGGGGCAGAAATTTCGAGTTGAAGACATTGAGCCTGAGATTATTAAAGCAGCTGATTTGGTTGTTAACTATGGTCGACAGAAGTGGCACTTGTATGGAAGAGCTGGGACTATCTTGGACCTGGATAATGAAGGTGTCTTGCGGATTGGGGCAAACTATGAGAATAGAAGGGAGAAGCTGATTGATTTGTTTGGATGGGCTGTTCCAGAAGATCCGGACTATGATATGACTGGGAAGAAGACGGTTGGCTTTTAA
- a CDS encoding FMN-dependent dehydrogenase: MFHSSAYRQHTDILLLQIIMTSPSADVLGYEKSIFDAGLHFARPAFTFQTSQWEPLAKETLSATSWGYIHGNCGSGSTYRNNLTAFSRWSIVPNRLVPSRRDEDGNEQFADTSTTVLGQKLPFPLAIAPIGVQKIFNPEGEAATARAAASLRVPYTLSTASSTSIEDVAAANGKDAPRWFQLYWPSREHDDITISMLNRAKASGYTALFVTLDTYVLGWRPSDLDNGYNPFIHPDHIGVEIGLTDPVFQKKFKEKHGYDITDAASGVYQAAQGGSAGASLGDAAREWAKIVFPGHSHSWEDVEFLKKHWDGPIVLKGIQSVHDAKKCVEVGVQGIVVSNHGGRQQDGGASSLGMLPRIVDTVGDKLDIFFDSGIRCGADIMKAIALGAKCVLVGRPYAYGLALGGEDGVRHVLRALCGDLTMNMHLAGLRDIGEVNRDILVKESDLV; this comes from the coding sequence ATGTTTCACTCATCAGCTTATAGACAACACACAGACATACTACTGCTCCAaatcatcatgacttctccAAGCGCTGACGTTCTCGGCTACGAGAAATCTATTTTTGACGCCGGTCTTCATTTTGCTCGTCCTGCATTTACCTTTCAGACCTCCCAATGGGAGCCTTTGGCGAAAGAGACTCTATCTGCAACTTCTTGGGGCTACATCCATGGAAATTGTGGCAGTGGCTCGACTTACAGGAACAACCTGACGGCTTTTTCTCGCTGGTCAATAGTTCCGAATCGCCTCGTGCCTAGTCGCAgggatgaggatggcaaTGAGCAGTTCGCTGATACTTCTACGACGGTCCTTGGCCAGAAGCTTCCCTTTCCGCTGGCAATTGCACCCATTGGGGTCCAGAAGATATTCAACCCCGAGGGTGAAGCCGCTACTGCTCGGGCTGCTGCATCGCTTAGAGTTCCGTATACTCTTAGCACAGCTTCGAGCACAAGTATCGAAGATGTTGCAGCAGCAAATGGCAAAGACGCACCTCGATGGTTTCAACTCTACTGGCCTAGCCGTGAACACGACGACATAACTATCTCGATGCTCAACCGCGCCAAAGCATCCGGCTATACGGCACTTTTCGTCACTCTCGACACTTACGTCCTCGGCTGGCGTCCGAGCGATCTAGACAATGGCTACAACCCCTTCATCCACCCAGATCACATTGGTGTCGAAATCGGCCTGACAGATCCTGTTTTTCAaaagaagttcaaggagaagcaCGGCTATGATATCACTGATGCAGCGAGTGGAGTCTATCAAGCAGCTCAGGGCGGATCCGCTGGAGCTAGTCTCGGTGACGCGGCGAGAGAGTGGGCCAAGATCGTATTCCCCGGTCATTCCCATTCCTGGGAAGACGTTGAGTTCTTAAAAAAGCACTGGGACGGTCCCATTGTCCTCAAAGGAATTCAGAGTGTCCATGATGCCAAGAAGTGTGTTGAGGTGGGTGTCCAGGGAATCGTAGTGAGCAACCACGGCGGTCGCCAACAAGATGGTGGAGCTAGCAGTCTAGGCATGCTTCCGCGAATTGTCGACACTGTTGGGGATAAGCTTGATATCTTCTTTGATAGTGGTATCAGATGCGGTGCTGATATCATGAAGGCTATTGCCCTGGGAGCGAAGTGTGTTCTTGTTGGACGGCCTTATGCTTATGGTTTGGCGTTGggtggtgaagatggtgtAAGGCATGTTCTGAGAGCGCTATGTGGTGATTTGACTATGAACATGCACTTGGCTGGACTGAGGGATATCGGTGAGGTGAATCGGGACATTTTGGTAAAGGAGAGTGATCTTGTGTAA
- a CDS encoding fungal-specific transcription factor domain-containing protein has product MKASQRRSQRASAACDFCRRRKLGCDNAKPRCENCQGRAIECTYSQRTAQARPSNARIHKLEEENARLREQLCPRSPELSSVPPDTLRGEVHLAEKPRTDGSTPTLNSINDHARQAKAQAVSPSCHLTTGQPEGAAFHGPSSGVINIGTAKDSSRILSSEDIAKNQLLAETTRQRQLEKVNLRAGKLDFGDLDPKIGMDLLSKFWNRQHYMGSIVYRPAFMRDMACNGPYYSEVLLRAMLFSGSMHTVDAAALRNTGKLNSIGRPYRIKFEQALHACGSQVLFKSDITTIQALLVVADALFSWCNERSLSWHYLGIAISMIIDLGLHIDGPARRSSKKISPEDMEIERRVFWATFISDKVQSIYQGRPTRLREHDNRVPIVFLDEYEELEDFHTRTYSAQPSQLDCPTHSVSTFEQLCRLSIIMDRILCALYAEKSDAKSADGLWQTAMSLHRDLQSWKDGLPVYLRVDLNDSASSTILPHNLSLMALCNSLIILIYRPFLSEGHLTSVSTTVAPEAFFNCVTAAIEIHQVLLLYRQQFCFRTAPYFISYATYVSATIHVRMAAQKSVGSQAHLCLRNCLEILSEQQTWCHAPKRTMKILLGIMNRLGVNVGEFVAIEPTSCQDGHLGEVDMSEVAEVGSDIAYQISAVPLVQQPTPDTTVDFSSMELSDFDIDQVMQSFVFEVPAMPHEDLVLMSEPGFNNYDTGDEALISRDMMVFDDLFGFDSSTS; this is encoded by the exons ATGAAAGCATCGCAACGTCGATCCCAGCGTGCATCTGCGGCCTGTGACTTTTGCCGAAGGCGAAAG TTGGGTTGCGATAACGCAAAGCCCAGGTGTGAGAATTGCCAGGGTCGGGCTATTGAGTGCACGTATTCTCAGAGAACTGCTCAAGCCAG ACCGTCTAATGCGCGAATACATAAACTGGAGGAGGAAAATGCCCGTTTGCGCGAACAACTATGTCCAAGGAGTCCGGAGTTGAGCAGTGTGCCTCCTGATACTCTGCGGGGAGAAGTTCACTTGGCTGAAAAACCGCGTACTGATGGATCTACACCTACGCTGAACAGCATTAACGATCATGCTCGCCAAGCAAAGGCGCAAGCAGtctctccttcttgccattTAACGACCGGGCAACCCGAGGGTGCCGCTTTTCATGGTCCTTCCAGCGGAGTTATCAACATAGGAACTGCCAAAGACTCGTCTCGTATACTCAGCTCCGAGGATATTGCCAAGAACCAACTTTTGGCAGAGACAACTAGGCAAC GTCAACTAGAAAAGGTCAACCTCAGAGCAGGAAAGCTTGACTTTGGTGACCTCGACCCAAAGATCGGCATGGATCTTCTTTCCAAGTTTTGGAACCGCCAACATTACATGGGTTCTATCGTCTATCGACCAGCCTTTATGCGCGACATGGCATGCAACGGTCCTTACTACTCCGAGGTCCTTCTTAGGGCTATGCTGTTTTCCGGATCAATGCATACAGTTGATGCAGCCGCTCTCCGAAACACTGGCAAGCTGAATTCCATTGGGCGTCCATATCGTATCAAGTTCGAACAAGCCCTGCACGCTTGCGGCTCTCAGGTGTTGTTCAAGAGTGATATCACTACGATACAGGCGCTGCTGGTCGTTGCCGATGCACTGTTCTCGTGGTGTAACGAGAGGAGTCTCTCGTGGCATTACTTAGGTATCGCGATCAGTATGATAATCGATCTTGGTCTACACATCGACGGGCCAGCTCGAAGATCGTCAAAGAAAATATCCCCAGAAGATATGGAGATCGAGCGTCGCGTGTTCTGGGCAACATTCA TTTCGGACAAGGTCCAGTCTATCTACCAAGGTCGTCCAACTCGGTTACGCGAGCATGATAACCGTGTGCCGATCGTGTTCCTTGATGAATATGAAGAACTAGAGGATTTTCATACTCGAACCTATTCTGCTCAGCCGTCTCAGTTGGACTGTCCGACACATAGTGTCTCCACGTTTGAGCAACTTTGTAGACTCAGCATTATCATGGATCGAATTCTATGCGCTCTCTATGCGGAGAAGAGCGACGCGAAGAGTGCTGATGGACTATGGCAGACCGCAATGTCTCTTCACCGCGACCTCCAGTCTTGGAAGGATGGGTTGCCGGTGTATTTGAGGGTTGATCTGAACGACTCCGCATCTTCTACCATCCTTCCGCATAACCTCTCCCTGAT GGCATTATGCAACTCATTAATCATCTTGATCTACCGCCCTTTTCTCTCAGAAGGCCATCTGACATCTGTCTCCACAACGGTCGCACCTGAAGCCTTCTTTAACTGTGTCACAGCAGCGATAGAGATTCATCAAGTTCTACTACTCTACAGACAGCAGTTCTGTTTCAGGACAGCGCCTTACTTTATCTCATACGCCACATACGTTAGTGCGACCATTCATGTCCGCATGGCTGCGCAGAAAAGCGTGGGCTCGCAAGCCCATTTGTGCCTCAGAAATTGTCTGGAGATTTTATCCGAACAGCAGACGTGGTGTCATGCACCGAAACGAACAATGAAGATTCTTTTAGGTATTATGAACCGCTTGGGAGTCAACGTTGGAGAGTTTGTGGCGATAGAACCGACAAGCTGTCAAGATGGTCACCTGGGAGAGGTTGACATGTCTGAGGTAGCTGAAGTCGGTTCTGACATAGCTTACCAAATCTCTGCCGTGCCGCTGGTGCAGCAGCCTACACCTGATACGACAGTTGACTTTTCTAGCATGGAACTTTCCGACTTTGACATTGATCAGGTTATGCAAAGCTTTGTATTTGAGGTTCCTGCGATGCCACATGAAGACTTGGTACTAATGTCTGAACCTGGCTTCAATAATTATGACACGGGCGACGAGGCACTCATTAGTCGGGATATGATGGTGTTTGATGACTTGTTCGGGTTCGACTCTAGTACCTCTTAG